One Dictyoglomus turgidum DSM 6724 DNA window includes the following coding sequences:
- a CDS encoding ATP-dependent DNA ligase has protein sequence MLFGELAQYFEKIEKTTKRNEMMEILADLFKRVDKEEIEKIIYLLNGRVAPDYEKIEFGMSEKLVLRAMALALKVPIFDLEKVYKEVGDLGELIIKYSQNEGKDLTVVETFNTLFEIANLSGEGSVDAKVNRLAFLINSLTPQGGKYLVRIVLGKLRLGVGEPTVMDALSFAKVKDKSLRPFIERAFNITSDLGYVAKVFWEGGIEALKKIKVEVGKPIRMALAERVSKVEEIVKRLGKCAIEPKFDGFRCQIHKKENNVRIFSRNLEDNTHMFPDLVEAVLKQFSDKNVIIEGEAISYNPETGEFYPFQVTVQRKRKYNISEMVELYPLQLFAFDILYLNGEDITSLPYIRRRQKLEEAISEGEKIFVTKNIITNDPKEIQAFFEECITEGLEGIVAKRLDAPYQAGIRNFNWIKLKRSYQGHLADTVDCVILGYFKGRGHRAKFGIGALLVGVYDDERDLFKTVAKIGTGPTEEEWVRFREVLDEIKLESKPNNVESLIEPDVWVEPKYVVVIQADEITRSPVHTCGRELDGLGYALRFPRVIGFVREDKGPYDATTVKEILEMFRGQKKEKVEEDSDNL, from the coding sequence ATGCTTTTTGGAGAACTTGCTCAATATTTTGAAAAAATAGAGAAAACTACTAAAAGAAATGAGATGATGGAGATTCTTGCTGATCTTTTTAAGAGAGTTGATAAAGAGGAAATTGAAAAGATCATTTATTTGTTAAATGGTAGAGTTGCACCTGATTATGAAAAGATTGAGTTTGGAATGTCTGAGAAGTTAGTTTTAAGAGCCATGGCTTTAGCTTTAAAAGTTCCTATATTTGACCTTGAGAAAGTGTATAAAGAAGTGGGGGATTTAGGGGAATTAATAATCAAGTATTCCCAAAATGAGGGAAAGGACTTAACAGTGGTTGAGACCTTTAACACTCTGTTTGAAATTGCAAATTTGTCTGGAGAGGGAAGTGTGGATGCTAAAGTAAACAGACTTGCTTTTTTGATAAACTCTTTGACTCCTCAAGGTGGGAAGTATTTGGTGAGAATTGTTTTAGGAAAATTAAGGCTTGGTGTTGGAGAGCCAACGGTTATGGATGCTCTATCTTTTGCAAAGGTGAAAGATAAGAGTTTAAGACCTTTCATTGAAAGAGCTTTTAATATTACTTCTGATTTGGGATATGTGGCAAAGGTTTTTTGGGAAGGGGGAATCGAAGCTTTAAAGAAGATTAAAGTAGAAGTAGGAAAACCTATAAGAATGGCTTTAGCAGAGAGGGTTTCAAAGGTAGAGGAAATTGTAAAGAGGTTAGGAAAATGTGCTATAGAGCCAAAATTTGACGGTTTTAGATGTCAGATTCATAAAAAAGAAAATAATGTGAGAATTTTTTCAAGAAACTTAGAGGACAACACCCACATGTTTCCTGATCTTGTGGAGGCTGTATTAAAGCAGTTTTCTGATAAAAATGTTATTATAGAAGGAGAGGCTATTTCGTATAATCCTGAAACAGGGGAGTTTTATCCTTTTCAGGTCACAGTGCAAAGAAAGAGAAAATACAATATCTCTGAAATGGTAGAACTTTATCCTTTACAGCTTTTTGCCTTTGATATTTTGTATCTGAATGGCGAAGACATTACTTCACTTCCTTATATAAGAAGAAGGCAAAAATTAGAAGAGGCTATCTCAGAAGGAGAAAAGATATTTGTTACAAAAAACATCATTACTAATGATCCTAAGGAAATTCAAGCCTTTTTTGAGGAATGTATTACCGAAGGATTAGAAGGCATAGTCGCAAAAAGATTAGATGCTCCTTATCAAGCAGGGATTAGAAATTTTAATTGGATTAAATTGAAGAGATCCTATCAAGGACATTTAGCGGATACTGTAGATTGTGTGATTTTGGGATATTTTAAAGGAAGGGGACATAGGGCTAAATTTGGTATAGGTGCTCTTCTTGTAGGAGTTTATGATGATGAAAGGGATCTCTTTAAAACCGTAGCCAAGATAGGTACAGGACCAACCGAGGAAGAGTGGGTAAGATTTAGAGAAGTACTTGATGAAATAAAACTGGAGAGTAAGCCTAACAATGTAGAATCATTAATTGAACCTGATGTTTGGGTAGAACCAAAGTATGTAGTGGTTATTCAAGCAGATGAGATAACCAGAAGTCCTGTACATACTTGTGGTAGAGAATTAGATGGGTTAGGCTATGCTTTAAGATTTCCCAGGGTAATTGGTTTTGTAAGGGAAGATAAAGGTCCTTATGATGCTACTACCGTAAAAGAGATATTGGAAATGTTTAGGGGTCAGAAGAAAGAGAAGGTTGAGGAAGATTCTGATAATTTGTAG